A genomic region of Streptosporangiales bacterium contains the following coding sequences:
- a CDS encoding DUF1416 domain-containing protein, whose translation MTVADGCGAPEGGVQIDETALGSQAVVAGTVHKGDGPAYPAYVRLLNDSGDFVAEVPTGADGGFRFYAAPGEWTVRALVPGSDAVQQTVAADRGSVTKVALVA comes from the coding sequence ATGACGGTGGCAGACGGTTGCGGCGCCCCCGAGGGCGGCGTGCAGATCGACGAGACGGCGCTCGGTTCGCAGGCGGTGGTCGCAGGCACCGTGCACAAGGGCGACGGGCCCGCGTACCCGGCGTACGTGCGACTGCTCAACGACTCCGGTGACTTCGTCGCCGAGGTCCCGACAGGCGCCGACGGCGGGTTCAGGTTCTACGCCGCGCCGGGCGAGTGGACCGTACGTGCCCTGGTGCCGGGCAGCGACGCGGTGCAGCAGACGGTGGCCGCGGACCGTGGTTCCGTGACGAAGGTGGCGCTCGTCGCCTGA
- a CDS encoding sulfurtransferase gives MSRSEVLVDADWVAAHGSDPGVVLIEVDEDTTAYDKGHIAGAVKVDWKQDLQDPVRRDFIDKAALEQLLSSRGIAGGDTIVLYGGNNNWFAAYAYWFFKLYGHENLRLLDGGRKKWELESRELVTELPDRPATQYTAKEPDSSIRALRDEVLSAIGERNLVDVRSPDEFVGRLLAPAHLPQEQAQRAGHIPTAKNIPWAKAANEDGTFKSDDELRELYTAAGVTDAGDTIAYCRIGERSAHTWFALHELLGWSNVKNYDGSWTEWGSLVGVPVETGEGK, from the coding sequence ATGAGCCGTTCAGAGGTACTCGTCGACGCAGACTGGGTAGCCGCGCACGGAAGCGATCCCGGTGTGGTGCTCATCGAGGTCGACGAGGACACCACGGCGTACGACAAGGGCCACATCGCCGGCGCTGTGAAGGTCGATTGGAAGCAGGACCTGCAGGACCCCGTGCGTCGGGACTTCATCGACAAGGCGGCGCTCGAGCAGCTGCTCTCCAGCCGCGGCATTGCGGGCGGCGACACGATCGTCCTGTACGGCGGCAATAACAACTGGTTCGCGGCGTACGCGTACTGGTTCTTCAAGCTGTACGGACACGAGAACCTGCGGCTGCTCGACGGGGGCAGGAAGAAGTGGGAGCTCGAGTCCCGCGAGCTGGTGACCGAGCTGCCGGACCGGCCGGCCACGCAGTACACGGCGAAGGAGCCGGACTCCTCGATCCGTGCGCTGCGCGACGAGGTGCTCTCCGCGATCGGCGAGCGCAACCTGGTCGACGTGCGGTCGCCGGACGAGTTCGTCGGCCGGCTGCTCGCCCCCGCCCACCTGCCGCAGGAGCAGGCGCAGCGGGCCGGGCACATCCCCACGGCGAAGAACATCCCGTGGGCGAAGGCGGCCAACGAGGACGGCACCTTCAAGTCCGACGACGAGCTGCGCGAGCTCTACACGGCGGCCGGGGTGACCGACGCCGGGGACACGATCGCGTACTGCCGCATCGGTGAGCGGTCGGCCCACACCTGGTTCGCCCTGCACGAGCTGCTCGGCTGGTCGAACGTGAAGAACTACGACGGTTCGTGGACCGAGTGGGGCTCGCTGGTGGGTGTGCCCGTGGAGACCGGCGAGGGGAAGTGA
- a CDS encoding DUF1794 domain-containing protein, with the protein MAAADSRGPELHPACLPLAFLLGTWRGTGVGGYPTLEQDFTFVQQVTFGHVGKPFLSYESRSWLTDENGEPTRPGAMEYGFWRPVGSGQLELVLSHPTGVAEIWYGEITGTKIELATDAVARTSTAKEVTGGKRLYGLVEGDLAYAYDLAAVGQPLQAHLSARLVKT; encoded by the coding sequence ATGGCGGCGGCCGACAGCCGCGGACCGGAGCTGCACCCGGCGTGCCTACCGCTGGCGTTCCTGCTCGGCACCTGGCGCGGTACCGGCGTAGGTGGCTACCCGACGCTCGAGCAGGATTTTACGTTCGTCCAGCAGGTGACCTTCGGGCACGTGGGCAAGCCCTTCCTGAGCTACGAGAGCCGGTCCTGGCTCACCGACGAGAACGGCGAGCCGACCCGGCCAGGGGCGATGGAGTACGGCTTCTGGCGCCCGGTCGGCAGCGGCCAGCTGGAGCTCGTGCTCAGCCACCCCACCGGCGTGGCGGAGATCTGGTACGGCGAGATCACCGGCACGAAGATCGAGCTGGCGACCGACGCGGTGGCGCGCACCTCCACGGCCAAGGAGGTCACCGGCGGGAAGCGGCTGTACGGCCTGGTCGAGGGCGACCTCGCGTACGCGTACGACCTGGCCGCCGTGGGGCAGCCGCTGCAGGCGCACCTGTCCGCCCGGCTGGTGAAGACCTGA
- a CDS encoding tetratricopeptide repeat protein: MAGRFVDFYALLDIAPDSSSDVVQAAITEQRKSWEAQRADGDATERSAADARLGDVDLAELVLLDPEQRADYDEEWREQRGNEVVATGGENANGKASVAVAPPATQKRTAKKVAKKVAKKASAKPLEKPSPASGDDSVAQARQAMQAGNTGRAIDSYHYAIMLEPQDVTLHHELGQAYVAAGNYEQALGAFETAARIAPHIGDYRAAIGDALIHLARPGDAIGVLEQVVAETPMEPRYRATLAQALHDTCVHEMTMLSDGLVCITTAEQAQLVERLTGRALTLLDPTDTSELAQDIREKHELATLATKRVWRPPFPWWLMIAFAIVVAAGFALFVKWWSAFIVLAVLGAVAYLLGIHPTWWHVAREARAANLLVWPQPHGGTFTPQPDSATSSQPPQ; this comes from the coding sequence GTGGCAGGTCGGTTCGTCGACTTCTACGCGCTGCTGGACATCGCGCCGGACTCATCCTCCGACGTCGTGCAGGCGGCAATCACCGAACAACGGAAGAGCTGGGAAGCCCAGCGCGCGGATGGCGATGCCACCGAGCGCAGTGCGGCCGACGCCCGGCTGGGCGACGTCGACCTCGCCGAGCTCGTGCTCCTGGATCCCGAGCAGCGCGCCGACTACGACGAGGAGTGGCGCGAGCAGCGCGGGAACGAGGTCGTCGCCACGGGCGGCGAGAACGCCAACGGGAAGGCCTCGGTCGCCGTCGCACCGCCGGCCACCCAGAAGCGCACCGCGAAGAAGGTCGCGAAGAAGGTCGCGAAGAAAGCCTCCGCGAAGCCGTTGGAGAAGCCCAGCCCCGCCTCGGGCGACGACTCGGTGGCGCAGGCCAGGCAGGCCATGCAAGCCGGCAACACCGGCCGCGCGATCGACTCGTACCACTACGCGATCATGCTGGAGCCGCAGGACGTCACGCTGCACCACGAGCTCGGCCAGGCGTACGTGGCCGCCGGCAACTACGAGCAGGCGCTCGGCGCGTTCGAGACGGCCGCCAGGATCGCACCGCACATCGGGGACTACCGGGCCGCCATCGGCGACGCACTCATCCACCTCGCCAGGCCGGGCGACGCGATCGGCGTCCTCGAACAGGTGGTGGCGGAGACGCCGATGGAGCCGCGGTACCGCGCGACGCTCGCCCAGGCGCTGCACGACACCTGCGTGCACGAGATGACCATGCTGTCCGACGGCCTGGTGTGCATCACCACGGCCGAGCAGGCCCAGCTGGTGGAGCGGCTCACCGGACGGGCGCTCACCCTGCTCGACCCGACCGACACCAGCGAGCTCGCCCAGGACATCAGGGAGAAGCACGAGCTGGCGACGCTGGCCACCAAGCGGGTGTGGCGGCCGCCGTTCCCGTGGTGGCTGATGATCGCGTTCGCAATCGTGGTCGCCGCCGGCTTCGCGCTGTTCGTCAAGTGGTGGTCGGCCTTCATCGTGCTCGCCGTGCTCGGCGCGGTCGCCTACCTGCTCGGCATCCACCCCACCTGGTGGCACGTGGCCAGGGAGGCCCGCGCGGCCAACCTGCTGGTGTGGCCACAACCGCACGGCGGCACATTCACCCCGCAGCCGGACTCTGCCACGTCTTCGCAACCGCCGCAGTAG